A genomic region of Scyliorhinus canicula chromosome 4, sScyCan1.1, whole genome shotgun sequence contains the following coding sequences:
- the LOC119964747 gene encoding KN motif and ankyrin repeat domain-containing protein 1-like: protein MSQVLQSPHRPANIKLSSMCLSADRKKESPYSVETPYGFHLDLDFLKYVDDIEKGNTIRKIKIHKKAKQLKCSTLPRNFSVPDTRYPSAESRFSRNHGDKGIASSSWATTNGCKVTHIKELFIGSPDNTDSGLSECNMNDCRSVKAFPGTKEKLKENGKFVPSWMKPPFLRAASMPIDFRELNLEEQCQSPSSFQQKLKCLESGVFRTSGDPVVKENSSTSETTPHSNLTPTQFSQIQQQVRIAQEKTEEMEEQVKTISELKKQIFVLQEENTKLIIQIKNQQSTVQNASFALHRKGNDNMDKTQCVNKGSQSNSSIAIIGFKGQMSCLRKSPSSEMFLSNDKFKREEIMDLNCQNEFASNSLVSENVNFDPIPCKELVQSSHVVGDIEHRMRNVDVHVTKEELNLVPVATPSTEGPAGKELRTTVSTLEQQLEAGIEGHKLEQQGAMLDVSKVNHHPETLPCDQSMQLERKHEQDGSEKFVISNQPSDEKTTNPELRDLKEKSIHGIDVQSFTQSVCCGGCTVNATVTTLKETQSLGVNTDRITVKDAGIMAAVETIDKATDLTVQMCDKAVETEHAPSLHCIPRVTGVSGRVNEEVKHTGIKGDNVESIFDNLQSNQTGSTDDRIMVIGNGKECPIAADNQYGECEKEVDRQNSDSQDGTLDILLQPETQLISANPEIEQCIKKIEDLLCKQQSFLEQNYPELAQNFKKVCSSIGSLSSQLMNSLQPLPSSDSTLNRAEESPLKKERDPVVFQSTTLKSIMKKKDGNFKSSGVPAKKNLHFIGVNGGYESTSSDDSTSSEESPGNDLEKECVDTGTKTQHTDDSKAETSKDMETTGHEEIRPTGHNAAGSAMENCSKRHESKLSLISACHNLKDHLNELGVTNDKDLRQNLNTVQWEWFRISSQKSAAPEAILDFLRDLREMSSELLHFIVNLTDENQNTALHYSVSHSNFHIVRLLLDTGMCNVDHQNKAGYTATMLASLASAETDEDSEVIMQLLHLGNINIQATQAGQTALMLAVSHGRINMVKALLTYGANVNIQDDDGSTALMCASEHGHVEIVKLLLAQPGCNAALTDKDDSTALTIALQAGQKATVELLNTHVDRGTSPTL from the exons ATGTCACAGGTTCTTCAATCCCCACATCGGCCAG CCAACATCAAGTTATCTAGCATGTGTCTCAGTGCAGACAGAAAGAAGGAATCACCATATTCTGTGGAAACCCCTTATGGTTTCCACCTGGACCTGGACTTCCTGAAGTATGTGGATGACATCGAGAAAGGAAATACCATCAGGAAGATTAAAATACACAAGAAAGCCAAACAACTGAAATGTAGCACATTGCCCAGAAATTTCAGCGTCCCGGATACCCGGTACCCCTCAGCTGAATCTCGTTTCAGCAGAAACCATGGGGATAAGGGGATCGCATCTTCTTCCTGGGCAACTACCAATGGATGTAAAGTGACCCATATTAAAGAGCTATTCATAGGTTCTCCTGATAACACGGACTCTGGATTATCAGAATGCAACATGAATGATTGTAGATCtgtaaaggcgtttcctggcaccAAGGAAAAGTTGAAGGAGAATGGGAAATTTGTGCCAAGTTGGATGAAACCCCCGTTTCTTAGGGCAGCCAGCATGCCAATTGATTTCCGGGAATTAAACTTAGAGGAACAATGCCAATCACCTTCCTCGTTCCAGCAGAAATTGAAGTGCTTGGAAAGTGGTGTCTTCAGGACATCAGGTGATCCAGTTGTCAAAGAGAACTCTAGCACCTCTGAAACAACACCGCATTCAAATCTGACACCGACCCAGTTCTCTCAGATACAGCAACAGGTTAGGATCGCCCAAGAGAAAACCGAAGAGATGGAAGAGCAAGTAAAAACAATTTCCGAACTGAAAAAGCAAATATTTGTGTTGCAGGAAGAAAATACAAAGCTCATTATTCAAATAAAAAATCAACAGAGCACTGTGCAGAATGCAAGCTTTGCGCTACACAGGAAAGGCAACGATAACATGGATAAAACTCAGTGTGTTAATAAAGGAAGTCAAAGTAATTCATCAATAGCAATAATTGGCTTCAAAGGCCAAATGTCATGTTTAAGAAAAAGTCCATCTTCTGAAATGTTTCTGTCAAATGACAAGTTTAAACGTGAAGAAATTATGGACCTCAATTGTCAAAATGAATTTGCCTCAAATTCTTTGGTAAGTGAAAACGTGAACTTTGATCCTATTCCCTGCAAAGAATTAGTTCAAAGCTCTCATGTTGTAGGAGATATTGAACACAGAATGAGGAATGTGGATGTTCACGTTACTAAAGAGGAATTGAATTTAGTACCTGTGGCAACCCCCAGCACAGAGGGACCTGCCGGTAAAGAACTAAGAACCACAGTCTCCACATTAGAGCAGCAGCTTGAAGCTGGAATTGAAGGACACAAGCTTGAACAGCAAGGTGCCATGCTTGATGTTAGCAAGGTTAACCATCACCCAGAGACACTACCATGTGACCAGTCTATGCAGTTGGAAAGGAAACATGAACAAGACGGATCTGAGAAATTTGTTATAAGTAATCAACCAAGCGATGAAAAGACCACTAATCCAGAATTGAGAGACCTAAAGGAAAAGTCCATACATGGAATTGATGTCCAGTCATTCACTCAGTCAGTGTGCTGTGGGGGTTGCACTGTCAATGCAACGGTCACAACATTAAAAGAGACACAAAGTTTGGGGGTTAATACAGATCGTATCACTGTCAAGGATGCAGGAATTATGGCAGCAGTTGAAACAATCGACAAAGCAACAGATTTGACAGTCCAGATGTGCGACAAAGCTGTTGAGACGGAGCATGCACCATCATTGCATTGCATCCCTCGTGTAACTGGTGTGTCTGGCAGAGTGAACGAGGAAGTAAAACACACTGGAATAAAAGGTGACAATGTAGAGAGTATCTTTGACAATCTACAGAGCAATCAAACCGGGTCTACTGATGACAGAATTATGGTGATAGGAAATGGAAAAGAATGTCCAATTGCTGCAGACAACCAATATGGTGAATGTGAAAAGGAAGTAGATCGCCAAAATTCAGATTCACAGGATGGGACTTTGGATATCTTGCTGCAACCTGAAACCCAGCTAATTTCAGCAAACCCTGAAATAGAGCAGTGCATTAAAAAAATTGAGGACCTTTTGTGCAAACAGCAATCTTTCTTGGAGCAGAATtatcctgagttggcacagaacTTTAAGAAAGTTTGCTCTAGTATTGGGTCCCTCAGTAGTCAACTGATGAATTCCCTTCAGCCGTTACCCTCATCAGATTCTACACTTAACCGAGCAGAGGAGAGCCCTCTTAAAAAGGAACGTGATCCAG TTGTGTTTCAGTCCACAACCCTTAAATCTATTATGAAAAAGAAGGATGGAAATTTCAAATCAAGTGGCGTCCCAGCCAAAAAAAATCTTCACTTCATTGGTGTAAATGGCGG CTATGAGAGCACATCAAGTGATGATTCCACATCATCTGAAGAAAGTCCAGGCAATGACTTGGAAAAGGAATGTGTCGATACGGGAACTAAAACCCAACATACTGACGACAGCAAAGCAGAAACGTCCAAGGACATGGAGACAACAGGACATGAGGAGATCCGGCCAACAGGACATAATGCTGCAGGCAGTGCGATGGAAAACTGCAGTAAAAG GCACGAATCGAAGTTGAGCCTCATCTCTGCTTGTCATAACCTAAAGGATCATCTCAATGAATTGGGAGTCACAAATGACAAAGACTTG AGGCAGAATTTAAACACTGTTCAGTGGGAGTGGTTCAGGATTTCCAGTCAGAAATCTGCAGCTCCTGAGGCAATTCTGGACTTTCTCCGAGACCTCCGAGAAATGTCATCCGAACTTCTTCACTTCATTGTAAACTTAACCGATGAAAATCAGAACACTGCTCTCCATTATAGTGTTTCCCACTCCAACTTCCACATTGTGAGACTCTTACTGGACACAG GTATGTGCAATGTGGACCATCAGAACAAGGCCGGATACACTGCTACCATGTTAGCTTCATTGGCCTCTGCTGAAACAGATGAAGACTCGGAAGTGATCATGCAACTTCTTCATTTAGGAAATATCAACATTCAAGCCACTCAG GCCGGTCAGACAGCATTAATGTTGGCTGTCAGTCATGGAAGGATCAATATGGTAAAAGCTCTCCTGACATATGGGGCTAATGTGAATATTCAAGATGACGATGGATCCACTGCACTCATGTGTGCAAGTGAGCATGGGCACGTGGAGATCGTTAAGCTTCTGTTAGCCCAGCCTGGCTGTAATGCAGCATTAACTGATAAA